One window from the genome of Mucilaginibacter ginsenosidivorans encodes:
- a CDS encoding bifunctional riboflavin kinase/FAD synthetase, which yields MKIYHNIEEFEPVKNAVVTIGTFDGVHLGHRKIIARLDELAADIGGETVILTFFPHPRMIIHPEDQDLKLINTIHEKAELLEQLGVDHLIITPFSRDFSNQTAEEYIRNVLVKKIGTKKIVIGYDHRFGKDRQGGLAELQQLAPVYGYDVVEIPEQDIHDVAISSTRIRNALLKGDIDLANEFLGYPFFITGKVNRGDQIGRTIGYPTANILVEETYKLIPSDGIYAVKVYLEGDEHTGMGYIGHRPTINGMTRNIEVNIFDFNRDIYTQPIKMELLHYVRGDIKFESLEQLTEQLGKDKEDVSAWLKLNA from the coding sequence ATGAAGATCTACCATAATATAGAGGAATTCGAGCCGGTAAAAAACGCTGTGGTTACCATAGGCACTTTTGATGGAGTACACCTGGGACACCGGAAGATCATTGCGCGCCTGGATGAACTGGCCGCTGATATCGGCGGCGAAACGGTCATCCTCACTTTCTTCCCGCATCCCCGGATGATCATTCATCCCGAGGACCAGGATCTTAAACTCATCAATACTATCCACGAGAAAGCTGAACTGCTGGAGCAATTAGGTGTCGACCACCTCATCATCACACCTTTCTCACGCGACTTTTCTAACCAAACAGCCGAAGAATACATCCGCAATGTGCTGGTTAAAAAGATCGGCACCAAAAAGATCGTCATCGGTTACGATCACCGCTTCGGTAAAGACAGGCAGGGTGGCCTTGCTGAATTGCAGCAATTGGCCCCCGTATATGGTTATGATGTTGTCGAAATACCTGAGCAGGATATTCACGATGTCGCAATAAGTTCGACACGTATCAGGAACGCCCTGCTAAAAGGCGATATTGATCTGGCAAATGAGTTTTTGGGTTATCCATTTTTTATCACCGGAAAAGTAAACCGGGGCGACCAGATAGGCCGCACCATTGGCTATCCAACAGCCAATATTTTAGTGGAGGAAACTTACAAGCTTATACCTTCCGACGGTATATATGCAGTCAAAGTTTACCTTGAGGGTGACGAACATACGGGCATGGGTTATATCGGGCATCGCCCTACCATTAACGGGATGACGCGCAACATCGAGGTTAATATTTTTGATTTTAACCGGGATATTTATACCCAGCCCATCAAGATGGAACTGCTACACTATGTCCGTGGCGACATTAAGTTCGAGTCGCTGGAACAGTTAACAGAGCAGTTGGGAAAAGATAAAGAGGATGTCTCTGCCTGGTTAAAGCTTAATGCTTAA
- a CDS encoding LysE family translocator translates to MIILTFFIGIIANFIGYVPPGNINLTVVQLAINRGMREAMKFIIAFSCVEFFFTWFIMNGVHWLAQQVHLDTVVDWVMVAVFVTMGVIAWRHRKVRPQTKKRSRQHSIRFGIIMGIVNPVQIPFWIITGSYLITNGWIATGLLALIIFSVGSAGGAFLCLFIYARSAKYVQKKLDLSNKTINTSVAFLLFGFAAYTIAKQVYLVFFKH, encoded by the coding sequence ATGATCATCCTCACCTTTTTCATTGGTATTATAGCCAATTTTATAGGGTATGTGCCCCCGGGCAATATCAACCTTACCGTTGTCCAGTTAGCCATTAACAGGGGGATGAGGGAGGCCATGAAGTTCATCATTGCTTTTTCCTGCGTCGAGTTCTTTTTTACCTGGTTTATCATGAATGGCGTCCATTGGCTGGCGCAACAGGTACACCTGGATACTGTGGTGGATTGGGTGATGGTGGCGGTATTCGTAACGATGGGGGTGATAGCCTGGCGCCACAGGAAGGTGCGCCCGCAAACAAAAAAGCGGTCCAGGCAGCACAGTATCAGGTTCGGCATTATTATGGGTATCGTAAACCCGGTACAAATACCCTTCTGGATAATAACGGGCAGTTACCTTATCACCAACGGATGGATAGCAACGGGGCTGCTCGCATTGATCATATTCAGCGTTGGCTCGGCCGGGGGGGCGTTCCTGTGCCTTTTCATCTATGCGCGATCAGCAAAATACGTGCAGAAGAAACTGGACCTGAGTAACAAAACCATCAATACCAGCGTGGCATTTTTGCTGTTTGGTTTTGCTGCTTATACCATTGCAAAGCAGGTTTACCTGGTGTTTTTTAAGCATTAA
- a CDS encoding outer membrane protein, producing the protein MKSLKTLQRILFFIALLIPFLSNAQSNYKPGYVVTPKGDTIRGFIDYREWDRTPADVNFKQDAADNEAKKYTPADIAGFGITGIESYRIYTGPISMDPTAPDKVKTESERDTSFRIATVFMKELEKGSKLALYSYKDDIKERFFAGDAPGFEPKELIFRVTRTTTENTFQKQLSALALMHNELNDNLIVYIGRSDYTESDILKIVNMINHVSKADYNKTHYSGPAMNSFIGAGVNINTTSPGHGSQAYLAGARAYTSYLPQGSLGINLFANPATKKLQFRIELGVADAKYKSLYTGKVSPYAPTEISYNNLALSGSVQVLYNFYNRDNFKVFAGGGVAFYSFSYSNVYFGSQNHDGSQALIAANNPFVFEKGDNAFIFRAGIQFTKNLVVTGSYQTPVSNTNGGYFELSSTTAQVGINYLFEFKRK; encoded by the coding sequence ATGAAATCTCTTAAAACTTTGCAAAGAATATTGTTTTTTATTGCATTATTGATCCCTTTCCTTTCTAACGCACAGAGTAATTACAAGCCAGGGTATGTTGTTACGCCCAAGGGCGATACGATAAGGGGATTTATCGATTATCGCGAATGGGACCGCACGCCGGCCGACGTCAATTTCAAGCAGGATGCCGCCGATAACGAAGCGAAGAAATATACACCTGCCGATATCGCCGGATTTGGTATTACCGGTATAGAATCGTACAGGATCTATACCGGGCCCATAAGTATGGACCCCACGGCCCCTGATAAGGTAAAAACTGAATCGGAACGTGATACGAGTTTCAGGATTGCCACAGTTTTTATGAAAGAATTGGAAAAAGGCTCCAAACTGGCTCTATATTCATATAAAGATGATATAAAAGAGCGTTTTTTTGCGGGTGATGCCCCTGGGTTTGAGCCTAAGGAACTAATATTCAGGGTAACAAGAACCACTACCGAAAATACATTTCAAAAACAGCTGAGCGCCTTAGCATTAATGCACAATGAACTAAATGATAATTTGATAGTTTATATCGGCCGTTCCGATTATACTGAATCGGATATTCTTAAGATAGTTAACATGATCAACCATGTGAGCAAGGCGGATTACAATAAGACCCACTATAGCGGGCCCGCGATGAATTCCTTTATTGGGGCAGGTGTTAACATCAATACAACCAGTCCCGGCCATGGCAGCCAGGCGTATCTTGCAGGTGCAAGGGCGTATACCTCCTATTTGCCGCAGGGATCATTGGGGATAAATTTGTTCGCAAACCCGGCGACGAAGAAACTGCAATTCAGGATAGAGCTTGGGGTCGCGGATGCTAAATATAAATCCTTATATACAGGCAAAGTATCGCCATACGCTCCTACAGAAATTTCCTATAACAACCTGGCTCTCTCAGGGTCAGTGCAGGTGCTTTACAATTTTTACAACAGGGATAATTTCAAAGTTTTTGCAGGCGGTGGGGTTGCTTTTTACTCGTTTAGTTACTCTAATGTTTATTTCGGTTCACAAAATCATGACGGGTCGCAGGCGCTGATCGCTGCTAATAATCCCTTTGTTTTTGAAAAAGGCGATAACGCGTTTATATTCAGAGCCGGTATACAGTTCACCAAAAATCTTGTAGTTACCGGCAGTTATCAAACCCCGGTTAGCAATACGAACGGCGGATATTTCGAGTTGTCTTCAACTACTGCACAAGTTGGTATTAACTATTTATTCGAATTTAAAAGGAAGTAA
- a CDS encoding cobalamin-binding protein: MSQRIISLLPAATEIVCALGLENNLVGRSHECDFPASVKQLPVCSEANIPDGLSSIGIDKKVKELLYDALSIYTVNREKIKELAPDVVITQAQCEVCAVSLEDVEAALTGYLDKQAQIISLQPNSLEDVFNNIRQVALALGVTENGERLIEDLQERVDIIRHKLKFIENKPTLACIEWLDPLMVSGNWVPELVSIAGGSSILAEAGKHSPFVQWSDIQEADPDIILVMPCGFSIERTMKEIHLLLAQLGFADLKAVKNNRLYITDGNQYFNRPGPRIVDSIEILAEIINPRQFIFGYEGNGWVKFSL, encoded by the coding sequence ATGTCCCAACGCATCATATCCCTGCTGCCTGCCGCTACCGAAATTGTTTGTGCCCTCGGGCTCGAAAATAATTTAGTGGGCAGGTCGCACGAGTGCGATTTCCCGGCTTCGGTAAAACAGCTGCCGGTTTGTTCTGAAGCCAATATACCCGATGGTTTAAGCAGCATCGGCATCGACAAAAAAGTAAAGGAGTTGTTATATGATGCGCTGTCCATTTATACCGTCAACCGCGAAAAAATAAAAGAGCTGGCGCCGGATGTTGTTATCACTCAGGCGCAGTGCGAGGTTTGCGCTGTATCGCTGGAAGATGTGGAAGCGGCATTAACAGGTTATTTAGATAAGCAGGCACAAATTATATCGCTGCAACCGAATAGCCTTGAAGATGTCTTTAACAACATCAGGCAGGTCGCATTGGCATTAGGTGTCACTGAAAATGGAGAACGGCTTATCGAAGACCTGCAGGAACGGGTTGATATTATCCGCCATAAGCTCAAGTTCATTGAAAATAAACCCACGTTAGCCTGTATCGAATGGCTGGACCCCCTGATGGTTTCGGGAAACTGGGTGCCGGAGTTGGTGTCTATTGCCGGTGGTTCGTCCATATTGGCCGAAGCAGGCAAGCATTCGCCTTTTGTGCAGTGGAGCGATATTCAGGAAGCCGACCCCGATATCATCCTCGTTATGCCCTGCGGGTTTTCTATTGAGCGGACCATGAAGGAAATACATCTTCTGCTTGCTCAGCTTGGTTTTGCCGACCTAAAAGCAGTAAAAAACAATCGCCTTTACATTACCGACGGCAACCAATACTTCAACCGCCCCGGCCCGCGCATCGTGGATTCCATTGAAATACTGGCTGAGATCATCAATCCCAGACAATTCATTTTTGGATACGAGGGGAATGGGTGGGTTAAATTTTCCTTATAA
- a CDS encoding gliding motility-associated C-terminal domain-containing protein — protein MKRLVLNLLLAALLLTITFDAGAQTCTGSLGDPVINQTFGSGASTVGPPLAPGITTFTYTSNVCAEDGQYTLLNASSGCHFDWHNVPHDHTGDKNGYMMLINASYAPSIFFTQKANGLCPSTTYEFSAYIMNIGTLVSAGSNYTHPDITFTVQANDGTVLATYNTGTIMPTANPDWTKYGTYFVTPANVTDVIVTMTNNAPGGMGNDLLLDDIAFRACGPIVQTGFGSLAANGDQDICEGSDAAYTLTSSVGSGYTDPLLQWQFNKNNTGWTNIAGETNATYSVSIPNTAAGTYQYRLSVGEGQNINAPSCFVSSSPLTIHVNPLPVASVAPVQTVCIGDVLTITASGGATYTWTGPGLPPRTQNPLVISPVSEATAGTYTVVATSEKGCPSAPVQTLVKVQPKVTATVSGDITICAGTSAMLTASGGLYYQWTPSVGLDHDNIASPLASPAQTTTYTVKVSNDGCYDDTKTVTVTVSNNPTADAGKNKEIFEGQSVKLTGSISGDNITSFYWSPSDFLDNPYSLTPVATPNRDITYTLNVVSGNCGQATSSVFVRVYKKVTVPNTFTPNGDGVNDLWNIEALVTYPESLTTVYTRSGQEVYRSIGYAKPWDGTSKGTQLPQGTYYYVIDLKNGQPKLSGWLLIIR, from the coding sequence ATGAAGCGATTAGTCTTGAACCTGTTACTGGCTGCCCTGCTTTTAACCATCACATTCGATGCCGGCGCTCAAACCTGTACCGGAAGCCTGGGCGATCCGGTTATCAATCAAACGTTTGGGTCGGGGGCCAGTACCGTGGGGCCGCCTTTAGCGCCGGGCATTACCACCTTTACATATACCAGTAATGTTTGCGCCGAAGACGGGCAATACACGCTGTTGAACGCTTCGAGCGGCTGCCACTTCGACTGGCACAACGTACCGCACGATCATACAGGCGATAAGAATGGGTATATGATGCTGATAAACGCCAGCTATGCGCCAAGCATCTTTTTCACGCAGAAAGCAAACGGCTTGTGCCCCAGCACAACCTATGAGTTTTCGGCATATATCATGAACATCGGTACTTTAGTCTCGGCGGGTTCCAACTACACCCATCCCGATATTACATTTACCGTACAGGCCAACGATGGTACGGTGTTAGCTACCTATAATACCGGCACAATAATGCCTACGGCCAACCCCGACTGGACTAAATACGGCACCTATTTCGTAACTCCGGCCAACGTAACGGATGTCATCGTCACCATGACAAACAATGCGCCGGGCGGGATGGGAAACGACCTGCTGCTCGACGATATCGCCTTCAGGGCTTGCGGCCCTATCGTACAGACAGGCTTCGGCAGCCTGGCGGCAAACGGCGACCAGGATATTTGCGAGGGAAGTGATGCCGCCTATACTTTAACATCAAGTGTAGGCTCGGGTTACACCGATCCCCTTTTGCAGTGGCAATTCAATAAAAACAACACCGGGTGGACGAATATTGCAGGCGAGACCAACGCAACGTACAGCGTGTCGATACCCAACACTGCGGCGGGCACCTATCAATATCGTTTATCTGTCGGCGAAGGGCAAAATATCAACGCACCCTCTTGCTTTGTCAGCTCATCGCCGCTCACCATCCACGTAAATCCACTGCCTGTCGCCTCGGTTGCGCCGGTACAAACAGTATGTATCGGCGATGTTTTAACCATAACGGCATCCGGAGGTGCAACGTATACCTGGACGGGGCCGGGCCTGCCGCCCCGTACTCAAAACCCGCTCGTTATAAGCCCGGTCAGTGAAGCCACTGCAGGTACTTATACGGTAGTGGCGACTTCGGAAAAAGGGTGTCCTTCCGCGCCGGTACAAACGCTTGTTAAAGTTCAGCCAAAGGTAACAGCAACCGTTAGCGGCGACATTACAATTTGTGCCGGCACGTCCGCTATGCTGACTGCATCTGGCGGGTTATATTATCAATGGACGCCCTCGGTTGGTCTTGATCACGATAACATTGCCTCCCCGCTGGCTTCCCCTGCGCAAACCACTACTTATACAGTAAAAGTGAGCAACGACGGCTGTTACGACGACACCAAAACGGTAACAGTAACTGTCAGCAATAACCCAACTGCCGATGCAGGCAAAAACAAGGAAATATTTGAAGGGCAATCAGTAAAACTCACCGGTTCGATATCCGGCGATAATATTACCTCTTTCTACTGGTCGCCATCCGACTTTCTGGACAACCCGTACTCGTTAACACCCGTCGCTACCCCAAACCGCGACATTACCTATACCCTTAACGTAGTTTCCGGCAACTGCGGCCAGGCAACAAGTTCGGTCTTCGTTCGCGTCTACAAAAAAGTGACCGTGCCGAACACCTTCACCCCCAACGGCGACGGTGTGAATGATCTGTGGAACATCGAGGCCCTGGTAACCTACCCGGAAAGCCTGACAACGGTGTATACCCGCAGCGGGCAGGAGGTATACCGCAGCATCGGGTATGCAAAACCCTGGGACGGAACCAGCAAAGGAACCCAATTGCCCCAGGGGACATATTATTATGTCATCGATCTTAAAAATGGTCAACCCAAATTATCGGGCTGGCTGCTGATAATACGTTAG
- a CDS encoding TonB-dependent receptor, whose amino-acid sequence MAKIYPILICMLFSFPCLAQGGYTDSLKHDTTRHLPGVTVRGYLTEQPVLGVPASVSVIGAAQLKLQPGSSLVPALNTVPGVRMEERSPGSYRLSIRGSLLRSPFGVRDVKIYYDEIPLTDAGGNTYLNAIDPNSVQGIEVLKGPDGSLFGANSGGVVLLNPVNRYNDSSYLAAGLGGGSYGLVRQSASLQNHSGNNQLNISEAYQTAAGYRQNSNMDRTYLQAFDKVSFSQKDQLKLMGLYSALNYETPGGLTLTQFQSDPQLARLATKTIPGSIQQHAGIRQKMLFGGAVNEWHLSERIRNVTSVFGTYVDFTNPFITTYNQRYEGTYGLRSYFEWSGKPDTAINWKVNLGLEWQQTNSDINSYGNRAGVRDTAQALDKIHTNQHFIFARYLADFNQKLHLEAALSLNFYNYQFRNVFPNNEALFTNRTFTPQLMPRIALSYQLTNNFIWRASVSRGYSTPTTTEIRPTDQVVNNSLKAEDGWNYETGARLRNADESIFLDASVFYYDLHNAIVPQQNANGTAYYVNAGDTHQPGFEVYFSNWLIRRNSSNFIRGLQFNLSVTLDKFTFANYNENGVNYSGNKLTGVPEQVFVSSLQARLPNGFYLFAQYNYTSKLPLNDANTAFAGAYHLIQFKGGWEHRWGKARLSFYAGADNLLNQKYSLGNDLNAVGNRYYNAAAPRNYYAGMNVMF is encoded by the coding sequence ATGGCGAAGATATACCCCATCCTCATCTGCATGCTTTTTTCTTTTCCCTGCCTTGCACAGGGAGGCTACACCGATTCTTTGAAACATGATACAACGAGGCATTTACCCGGTGTTACGGTAAGGGGCTATTTGACGGAGCAGCCGGTGCTGGGTGTACCCGCTTCGGTAAGTGTTATTGGCGCCGCGCAGCTAAAACTACAGCCGGGCAGCTCGCTTGTACCCGCATTGAATACTGTTCCCGGTGTGCGGATGGAGGAACGCTCGCCGGGAAGTTACCGCCTTTCAATAAGGGGAAGTTTACTCCGGTCGCCATTTGGGGTGAGAGACGTAAAAATATATTATGACGAGATACCGCTTACCGATGCCGGCGGCAATACTTACCTGAACGCCATCGACCCGAACAGCGTACAGGGTATCGAGGTTTTGAAAGGGCCCGACGGCAGCCTGTTCGGCGCCAACTCGGGTGGTGTGGTATTACTGAACCCGGTAAACCGGTATAATGACAGCAGCTACCTGGCCGCAGGCCTGGGCGGCGGATCATACGGCCTGGTGCGTCAAAGTGCTTCGTTGCAAAACCATTCGGGCAATAACCAGCTCAACATCAGTGAAGCGTATCAAACAGCGGCGGGCTACCGGCAAAACAGCAATATGGACCGCACTTACCTGCAGGCATTTGACAAGGTAAGTTTTTCGCAAAAGGACCAGTTGAAGTTGATGGGGCTATATTCGGCACTCAATTACGAAACTCCGGGCGGCCTCACCCTTACCCAGTTCCAATCCGACCCTCAACTGGCGCGATTGGCCACAAAAACCATCCCCGGATCGATTCAGCAACACGCCGGCATAAGGCAAAAAATGCTTTTTGGGGGTGCGGTGAATGAATGGCATTTATCGGAAAGGATAAGAAACGTAACTTCGGTTTTTGGTACGTATGTCGATTTTACCAATCCTTTTATCACAACCTACAATCAACGATACGAGGGCACTTATGGCCTGCGAAGTTATTTTGAGTGGAGTGGCAAGCCGGATACCGCAATTAACTGGAAAGTTAACCTTGGCCTGGAATGGCAGCAGACCAATTCGGACATTAACAGCTATGGCAACAGGGCAGGAGTGCGGGATACGGCACAGGCATTGGATAAAATTCATACCAACCAGCATTTTATTTTTGCGCGATACCTGGCCGATTTTAACCAGAAACTGCATCTTGAAGCTGCGCTTAGTTTGAATTTCTATAACTATCAATTCAGAAACGTTTTTCCGAATAACGAGGCATTGTTCACCAACCGGACGTTTACACCTCAATTGATGCCGCGTATAGCTTTGTCATACCAGCTTACCAATAACTTCATATGGCGCGCCTCGGTAAGCCGTGGGTATTCGACCCCGACGACAACAGAAATACGCCCGACCGACCAGGTCGTTAACAATTCGTTGAAAGCTGAAGATGGCTGGAACTACGAGACGGGTGCCAGGCTGAGAAATGCAGATGAAAGTATTTTCCTGGATGCTTCTGTTTTCTATTACGACCTGCATAATGCCATTGTACCCCAGCAAAATGCTAATGGGACTGCCTATTATGTTAATGCAGGCGATACGCATCAGCCGGGCTTCGAGGTATATTTTAGCAATTGGCTGATACGCCGTAACAGCAGTAATTTTATCCGCGGGCTGCAGTTCAACCTTTCTGTTACGCTGGACAAATTCACCTTTGCCAATTACAACGAGAACGGCGTAAATTATTCGGGCAATAAATTGACAGGTGTTCCCGAGCAGGTTTTTGTGAGCAGTTTGCAGGCCAGGCTCCCCAATGGTTTCTACCTGTTCGCTCAATACAATTATACCTCAAAGCTTCCGCTGAATGACGCAAATACTGCATTTGCGGGCGCTTATCATTTGATACAGTTCAAAGGGGGGTGGGAGCACCGTTGGGGTAAGGCGCGCCTTAGTTTTTATGCCGGGGCAGATAATTTACTGAATCAGAAATATAGCCTGGGTAACGACCTGAATGCCGTAGGCAACCGCTATTATAACGCCGCTGCGCCCCGGAATTATTATGCCGGAATGAATGTGATGTTTTAA
- a CDS encoding family 20 glycosylhydrolase translates to MRLFLLAVLICISISVSASPNFNPGDLSVTWEVIKNDAPKPGQSLNAITITNNGKSSLPASGWKLYFNSARMVAQATPTGNAKIDFINGDLFSLTPTESFGELKPGKSVRIEFVDDDVVVNTVDGPEGFYLVWDDQPEKGYNLGAFTVKPFSPVYAGLVTPEIIYNQNKNITDIPEEQLTKVFPTPVSYRETGGYFTLNKDIAFGHSGDGQFVELHKELKSFLEPILGPKLVKGHDLFFLPKTDYETSIEIVFEPGHNDEGYELNIASNGIKIKATNPIGAFYGIQSLKTLIPPSAYAHPQKSIQIPCVEIKDEPRFAYRAFMLDVGRNFHPKEEVLRILDVMALYKLNTFHFHLTEDEGWRLEIPALPELTSFGAKRSHSLDSKNSLPASHGSGGDESNIRGSGYYTKADYIEILKYAQARHITVLPEIETPGHARAAVKAMLARYNRLMAEGKKEEAGRYLLSDPDDKSVYSSAQAWNDNVINVALPSTYNFIEMVVDGIQAIYKEAGVPLTTIHFGGDEVPRGVWERSPAVDAFKAAHPEIQNTNDLWYYYYGRVNEILKSKGLKIAGWEEMPLRRTKLDGNPVYLPNPDFAYQHWQAEVWNNTLGDGSEDLAYKLANGGYKVVLSPVTNFYLDMAHYKSFDEPGYYWGAFSDIDKQFSFIPYDYFKNSKVDRNGLPIDRKIFVGKQRLTDYGKTNIIGLQSALWGETIKSNERLEYMLLPRLLAFAERAWASDPDWATEKNEAKSDSLYQIAWVKFLNVIGKREMPRLNYLDGGFNFRIPKPGVVLQDGKYFANVQFPGLTIRYTTNGKQPDAKSPIYKDAVTNGGQGVKFRAFDNKGRGSNVTETANQ, encoded by the coding sequence ATGCGCCTTTTTTTACTTGCCGTGCTGATCTGCATCAGCATCTCCGTATCCGCCAGCCCAAATTTCAACCCCGGCGACCTGAGCGTCACCTGGGAGGTGATAAAAAATGATGCGCCCAAACCCGGGCAGTCGCTGAACGCAATTACCATCACCAACAACGGAAAAAGCTCATTGCCTGCCTCGGGATGGAAATTGTATTTTAACTCCGCACGGATGGTTGCGCAGGCAACGCCAACAGGCAATGCCAAAATCGATTTCATCAACGGCGACCTTTTCAGCCTGACGCCAACCGAAAGTTTTGGCGAGTTGAAGCCGGGCAAATCGGTACGCATAGAATTTGTGGATGACGACGTAGTAGTAAACACCGTGGACGGCCCGGAAGGGTTTTACCTGGTTTGGGACGATCAGCCCGAAAAGGGCTATAATCTTGGTGCATTTACGGTTAAACCTTTCAGCCCGGTTTATGCCGGATTGGTAACGCCTGAGATAATTTATAACCAGAACAAAAATATTACTGATATCCCCGAGGAACAACTGACCAAAGTGTTTCCAACGCCGGTTAGTTATAGGGAGACGGGGGGGTATTTCACATTAAATAAAGATATAGCCTTCGGACATAGTGGTGACGGTCAATTTGTCGAGCTACATAAAGAATTAAAATCATTTTTAGAACCGATTTTGGGACCAAAATTGGTAAAAGGGCATGACTTGTTTTTTCTTCCTAAAACAGATTACGAAACATCTATTGAAATCGTATTTGAACCTGGTCACAACGATGAAGGATACGAATTAAATATAGCTTCTAATGGCATAAAAATTAAAGCTACTAATCCAATAGGCGCCTTTTATGGCATCCAATCGCTAAAAACCCTCATCCCACCATCCGCTTACGCTCATCCACAAAAATCAATTCAAATCCCTTGCGTTGAGATCAAAGACGAGCCCCGTTTTGCCTACCGCGCCTTTATGCTGGATGTGGGCCGCAATTTCCATCCAAAGGAAGAAGTGCTCCGTATACTGGATGTGATGGCGCTGTATAAACTCAACACCTTCCACTTTCACCTTACCGAGGATGAAGGCTGGCGCCTGGAAATACCAGCCCTGCCCGAATTGACCTCTTTCGGCGCAAAACGCAGCCATTCTTTGGACAGCAAAAATTCGTTGCCGGCGTCACATGGCTCTGGCGGCGATGAAAGCAACATACGCGGCAGCGGCTATTACACCAAAGCCGACTATATTGAAATATTGAAGTACGCGCAGGCAAGACACATCACTGTGCTGCCCGAAATAGAAACACCCGGGCATGCCCGTGCCGCGGTAAAGGCTATGCTGGCCCGGTACAACCGTTTAATGGCCGAAGGCAAAAAAGAAGAGGCCGGACGTTACCTGCTTAGCGACCCTGATGACAAATCTGTTTACAGCTCGGCGCAGGCGTGGAACGATAATGTGATCAACGTGGCTCTGCCGTCCACTTATAATTTTATTGAAATGGTGGTGGATGGGATACAGGCCATATACAAGGAGGCCGGCGTTCCGCTTACTACCATCCATTTCGGCGGGGACGAGGTGCCACGCGGTGTTTGGGAAAGATCGCCCGCGGTGGATGCTTTCAAAGCCGCCCACCCCGAAATACAAAACACTAACGACCTGTGGTACTATTACTACGGCAGGGTAAATGAGATACTAAAGTCAAAAGGGCTAAAAATAGCCGGTTGGGAGGAAATGCCGCTGCGCCGTACCAAACTGGACGGCAACCCGGTTTACCTGCCAAATCCCGATTTTGCGTACCAGCACTGGCAGGCGGAAGTATGGAACAATACATTAGGCGATGGCAGCGAGGACCTGGCTTACAAACTGGCCAATGGCGGCTACAAAGTAGTGCTCTCGCCGGTTACCAATTTCTACCTGGATATGGCACACTACAAATCGTTCGATGAGCCCGGTTATTATTGGGGCGCGTTCAGCGATATCGACAAACAGTTCTCCTTTATCCCTTACGATTACTTTAAAAATTCAAAGGTCGACCGGAACGGGTTGCCTATCGACCGGAAGATATTCGTAGGCAAACAGCGCCTGACGGATTATGGAAAAACCAATATCATCGGTTTACAGTCGGCCCTGTGGGGCGAAACCATCAAAAGTAACGAGCGGCTTGAATACATGCTGCTGCCGCGATTACTGGCTTTCGCTGAACGCGCCTGGGCAAGCGACCCCGATTGGGCCACAGAAAAAAATGAAGCGAAAAGCGATTCGCTTTATCAAATAGCGTGGGTAAAATTCCTGAATGTAATAGGGAAACGCGAAATGCCAAGGTTGAATTATTTGGATGGCGGCTTTAATTTCCGCATCCCGAAACCTGGCGTGGTATTGCAGGACGGCAAATATTTTGCAAACGTGCAGTTCCCCGGTTTAACCATCCGTTACACAACCAACGGCAAGCAGCCCGACGCGAAGAGCCCCATTTATAAAGATGCTGTGACAAATGGTGGCCAGGGCGTAAAATTCAGGGCTTTTGACAACAAAGGGCGCGGCAGTAACGTTACAGAAACAGCTAATCAATAG